A DNA window from Sporosarcina sp. ANT_H38 contains the following coding sequences:
- a CDS encoding iron-containing alcohol dehydrogenase — protein MEFSFYSPGRIRFGQGARKEIGKLAKVYGGKCLIVRTSLKNNGREKYFSEITNSLSENGIEYVIFDQVQPNPTIDIVDKAKKNAIEENVDFVLAFGGGSSIDTAKAVALMVYNKEYTWEFCFNEFSNPFSDNDETIQALPVLAINTTAGTGSQVTQAAVITNPLKNEKNTLFHSCLFPRLSIIDPELMVTVPEKITAITGFDALSHAIESYFNPKASMLSTTLSLQAVTLIVKTLPKVIMDLENVELREKIAYADYLAGICLSNAGAEAPHPIGEIINGYYPEIAHGETLAFVYPSFFKSVSKKIPDKMEVVLQILKEYAPAGEHQAIDEKAFVTMKNFLKAIDLSVSLTSLAIPEDIVHEMKGKLFFNLPLTDSKGMQEILINSL, from the coding sequence GTGGAATTTTCATTTTATTCACCTGGGAGAATCCGTTTTGGGCAGGGTGCAAGAAAAGAGATTGGAAAGTTAGCCAAAGTCTATGGGGGAAAGTGTTTAATTGTCCGTACTTCCCTTAAAAATAATGGTCGAGAAAAATATTTTTCAGAGATCACGAATAGTTTGTCGGAAAATGGAATTGAATATGTGATTTTTGATCAAGTACAACCAAATCCAACAATTGATATTGTAGATAAAGCAAAAAAAAATGCAATAGAAGAAAATGTAGATTTCGTTCTAGCTTTTGGTGGCGGTTCTTCTATTGACACAGCCAAAGCAGTGGCGTTAATGGTTTACAACAAAGAATATACATGGGAATTTTGCTTCAATGAATTTTCTAATCCTTTTTCGGATAATGATGAAACCATTCAAGCACTACCGGTTTTAGCCATTAATACAACAGCAGGGACAGGTTCTCAGGTTACACAAGCTGCTGTTATTACAAATCCATTGAAAAATGAAAAAAACACTCTTTTTCACTCTTGTTTATTTCCAAGATTAAGTATTATAGATCCTGAGTTAATGGTAACAGTACCCGAAAAGATAACTGCCATAACTGGTTTTGATGCACTAAGCCATGCTATTGAAAGCTATTTTAACCCAAAAGCCTCAATGCTAAGTACAACACTATCATTACAAGCGGTGACGCTTATTGTAAAAACGCTTCCAAAGGTAATTATGGATTTAGAAAATGTGGAATTGAGAGAAAAAATTGCATATGCGGATTATTTGGCTGGAATTTGTCTGTCGAACGCAGGAGCAGAGGCGCCACATCCTATCGGAGAAATCATAAATGGCTACTATCCGGAAATTGCACATGGGGAAACATTGGCGTTCGTCTACCCAAGCTTCTTCAAAAGTGTAAGTAAGAAAATACCTGACAAGATGGAAGTAGTGCTTCAAATCTTGAAAGAGTATGCACCAGCTGGGGAACACCAAGCAATAGATGAAAAAGCATTCGTCACAATGAAAAATTTCTTGAAAGCGATTGATCTTTCCGTATCATTAACTTCCCTAGCAATTCCGGAGGACATCGTTCATGAAATGAAAGGGAAATTATTCTTTAATCTTCCGCTGACAGATTCAAAGGGGATGCAGGAAATCTTAATTAACAGCTTGTAG
- a CDS encoding ribulose-phosphate 3-epimerase — protein sequence MKKYIKIAAGLAHVDYGHIADIVKEASDAGADYIHSDAADMHDLRNMQLMGGHQIIEGIRPVTDKPIECHIYTKECDRLFIEKIAAAGANMLIIPAEQFLGAPLAYIINYCREFNMKVGLTIGCYTPLSFVEEAIYDIDRLHIVVHGVDETDGKDNWGWRKSSLDLVKRARALINEKNPTCELAVDGGLRADNLSLMVAAEPDVIILSSGIFKHPEGITAGVKACRDAINEASIEHFGE from the coding sequence ATGAAAAAATATATTAAAATTGCTGCAGGACTAGCGCATGTAGACTATGGACATATTGCTGATATTGTAAAGGAGGCATCTGACGCCGGAGCTGACTACATTCATTCCGATGCAGCCGATATGCATGATTTGAGAAACATGCAGTTAATGGGAGGACACCAGATTATCGAGGGAATTAGGCCGGTAACAGACAAACCGATTGAATGTCATATTTATACAAAGGAATGCGATCGATTGTTCATTGAGAAAATTGCTGCCGCAGGTGCGAATATGTTGATCATTCCGGCGGAACAATTCCTAGGTGCTCCGTTGGCCTACATTATTAATTATTGCAGAGAATTTAACATGAAAGTTGGCCTCACGATAGGCTGCTACACACCATTATCCTTTGTTGAGGAAGCAATTTATGATATAGATCGTTTGCACATTGTAGTGCATGGAGTTGACGAGACAGATGGAAAAGATAATTGGGGATGGCGTAAATCATCGCTTGATTTAGTGAAAAGAGCGAGAGCGCTTATTAATGAGAAGAATCCAACATGCGAGCTTGCCGTTGACGGCGGATTAAGAGCAGATAATTTATCTCTGATGGTTGCTGCAGAGCCAGATGTCATTATCCTATCATCAGGAATTTTCAAGCATCCTGAAGGGATAACAGCCGGAGTAAAAGCTTGCCGCGACGCAATTAATGAAGCTAGCATTGAACATTTCGGAGAATAA
- a CDS encoding tryptophanase → MHFMTAEPFRIKMVERVKKTTKEERQIWLQEAGYNAFKIRAENVYIDCLTDSGTSAMSSEQWSALMLGDESYAGSKSFFKLEESVQDVFGMPYFQPTHQGRAADYIMAKLYAEKGKYAIGNMHFDTFRGNAEVLGALAVDYVIDDGKDTASPSHPFKGNIDLHKMQELIDGKGSDQISVVIITVTCNNNGGQPVSMKNIREVSELAKKHSIPVVIDSARMAENAYFIQQREEGYLNKPIKEITREMFSYCETATMSSKKDGMVNIGGLFVTRNAEIIEKAQQLAIIHEGFITYGGLAGRDLEALAVGLQEGCDEHYLEYRINQAKYLGDRLLEKGIPIIEPTGGHGVYVDGRRFFPEIPQHQFPSQRLVVALYEVAGVRAVEIGACAFGSKDPVTGDEILPEIETMRIALSRRVYTNSHMDVIANALGEIYKNREQYKGMKLVHEGSVTSLRHFTAGFELL, encoded by the coding sequence ATGCACTTTATGACAGCTGAACCATTTAGAATAAAAATGGTTGAAAGAGTAAAGAAAACAACGAAAGAGGAAAGACAAATATGGCTTCAGGAAGCAGGATATAATGCTTTTAAAATAAGAGCAGAAAATGTTTACATCGATTGCTTGACTGATAGTGGTACATCTGCAATGAGTAGTGAACAATGGTCAGCATTAATGCTTGGTGATGAATCATATGCTGGATCAAAAAGTTTTTTCAAATTGGAAGAATCGGTTCAGGATGTTTTCGGAATGCCTTATTTTCAACCAACACATCAAGGCAGAGCAGCTGATTATATAATGGCCAAGTTATACGCCGAAAAAGGGAAATATGCAATTGGAAATATGCACTTTGATACATTTAGAGGAAATGCCGAAGTATTGGGTGCATTAGCTGTTGATTATGTTATTGATGATGGAAAAGACACGGCTAGCCCTAGTCATCCATTTAAAGGGAACATTGATCTCCATAAGATGCAGGAATTGATTGATGGAAAAGGTTCTGACCAAATTTCTGTTGTGATCATTACAGTTACGTGCAATAACAATGGTGGCCAACCTGTCTCTATGAAAAATATTCGCGAAGTAAGCGAATTGGCTAAAAAGCATAGTATTCCTGTTGTTATTGATAGTGCAAGAATGGCTGAAAATGCTTACTTTATCCAACAACGAGAAGAAGGATATCTTAATAAGCCAATTAAAGAGATTACGAGAGAAATGTTTTCATATTGTGAAACAGCCACAATGAGCTCGAAAAAAGATGGAATGGTTAATATAGGGGGCCTGTTCGTAACAAGAAATGCTGAGATTATTGAAAAAGCTCAGCAATTAGCCATTATTCATGAAGGGTTTATTACGTATGGTGGCTTAGCTGGACGTGATTTGGAAGCGCTTGCAGTCGGTTTGCAAGAAGGATGCGATGAGCATTATTTAGAATATAGAATTAATCAGGCGAAGTATCTGGGTGACCGCTTATTAGAAAAGGGAATTCCTATAATTGAACCTACAGGAGGACATGGTGTTTACGTTGATGGTAGAAGGTTTTTCCCGGAAATTCCGCAACACCAATTCCCTTCTCAAAGGCTAGTTGTAGCTCTTTATGAAGTGGCTGGTGTGCGTGCTGTAGAAATAGGGGCTTGTGCATTTGGTTCTAAAGATCCTGTTACAGGCGATGAGATTCTACCTGAAATTGAAACGATGAGAATCGCTCTGTCAAGACGAGTTTATACGAATAGCCATATGGATGTAATAGCAAATGCGCTGGGTGAAATTTATAAAAATCGTGAGCAATATAAAGGTATGAAACTTGTACATGAGGGCTCAGTAACTTCATTGAGACACTTCACAGCCGGTTTCGAACTTTTATAA
- a CDS encoding transcriptional regulator encodes MSNLNSYIPIVEFIANFLGHDSEVILYDTNKDMVVFVKHPFDPNIGVGSPIPDMEKKFIKQKVYEEEDSLVNYRAFSFERRKLRSASHFIKNSGGELTGIITINYKVDELIELRSVLNRLISGQETIQYKGEDFYESFDLSFEDLMNKTIQDVLAKFDVAPDRLSQEEKIELIRSLDQKGIFLIKGSVAEVSKVLNTSETSIYRYINKL; translated from the coding sequence TTGTCTAATTTAAATTCATATATTCCTATTGTGGAATTTATTGCAAATTTTCTCGGGCATGATTCAGAAGTGATATTGTATGATACTAATAAAGATATGGTGGTTTTTGTCAAGCACCCATTTGACCCTAATATAGGTGTCGGAAGTCCTATTCCTGATATGGAGAAAAAGTTTATTAAACAAAAAGTATATGAAGAAGAAGACTCGCTCGTAAATTATAGAGCGTTCTCTTTTGAAAGAAGAAAATTAAGATCAGCCTCTCACTTTATCAAGAATTCAGGAGGGGAGTTAACGGGGATTATTACTATTAATTACAAAGTAGATGAATTAATAGAGCTTCGTAGTGTCTTAAATCGTTTAATAAGCGGTCAAGAAACAATTCAATACAAAGGGGAGGATTTTTATGAAAGTTTTGATCTCTCATTTGAAGATTTAATGAACAAAACTATACAGGATGTATTGGCAAAATTCGATGTGGCTCCTGATCGATTATCTCAAGAAGAAAAAATTGAACTGATTAGATCTTTAGATCAAAAGGGAATATTTTTAATTAAGGGATCCGTTGCGGAAGTTTCCAAGGTCTTAAATACATCTGAAACTTCTATTTATCGATATATTAATAAACTATAG
- a CDS encoding conserved phage C-terminal domain-containing protein, which translates to MKMDKTKGYRIDYTKLQLETEQHATLPTAKSAQEEVQIAPSTEGKMPLAITKENKSIKKELVENDLDVVSVINYLNDKACKQFKASSKVTARLEKGRFSDGYTVADCKKVIDTKAKNWLGDRHWQKYLRPSTLFNAMSFENYLEESRVNESPESRPPKPFELDFSKGET; encoded by the coding sequence ATGAAAATGGACAAGACGAAAGGGTACCGCATTGATTATACAAAACTTCAACTTGAAACGGAGCAACATGCAACATTGCCGACTGCAAAATCAGCTCAAGAGGAAGTGCAGATTGCTCCCTCTACAGAAGGCAAAATGCCCCTAGCAATAACCAAAGAGAATAAGAGTATTAAAAAAGAACTTGTCGAGAACGATCTCGATGTTGTGTCTGTCATTAATTATTTGAACGACAAAGCGTGCAAGCAATTTAAAGCGTCTTCGAAGGTGACTGCACGATTGGAGAAAGGGCGTTTCAGTGACGGATATACAGTGGCGGATTGTAAAAAGGTCATTGATACGAAAGCTAAGAACTGGCTGGGTGATCGACATTGGCAGAAGTATTTACGGCCTTCCACGTTATTCAATGCAATGAGTTTTGAAAATTATTTGGAAGAATCGAGGGTCAACGAGTCGCCAGAAAGCAGGCCGCCAAAGCCATTCGAATTAGACTTTAGCAAAGGGGAGACGTAA
- a CDS encoding PH domain-containing protein — protein MLKKFASDALGLSDIGKIIGPEDYDKTDADDYIRNEENEKIYFLIKTKSDEYCFTNSGFIHVDGEKAISSKRLLKRYSYSQYQITNVFLETAGKVDLDVEIKFSLGNQSFSIDVDKNQLAQLIDLYKALSYISEKVHENNILLELANGSLDKAVTVLHNARLSDIQLADQYKELTEFGFSWLTAARDQYKTKDFGDVFEKYINN, from the coding sequence ATGTTGAAAAAATTTGCTTCAGACGCGTTAGGCCTGTCGGATATTGGTAAAATCATCGGTCCAGAAGATTATGATAAAACGGATGCGGATGATTATATTCGAAATGAAGAGAATGAAAAGATTTATTTTTTAATCAAGACAAAGTCGGATGAATATTGCTTTACGAACAGTGGATTTATTCATGTCGATGGAGAGAAAGCTATATCTTCGAAGCGCTTGCTAAAACGCTATTCGTATTCTCAATATCAAATTACCAATGTGTTTTTGGAAACGGCTGGGAAAGTGGATTTGGATGTTGAAATCAAGTTCTCTTTAGGCAATCAATCGTTCAGCATTGACGTTGATAAAAATCAACTTGCCCAATTGATTGATCTGTACAAAGCATTATCTTATATTTCGGAAAAAGTCCATGAAAACAATATCCTGCTAGAGTTAGCGAATGGAAGTCTTGATAAAGCTGTAACAGTGCTGCATAACGCACGTCTGTCTGACATCCAGCTAGCCGACCAGTATAAAGAATTGACCGAGTTTGGTTTCTCCTGGTTAACGGCAGCCCGTGACCAATATAAAACTAAAGACTTTGGTGATGTGTTTGAGAAATATATTAATAATTAA